Proteins found in one Sphaeramia orbicularis chromosome 8, fSphaOr1.1, whole genome shotgun sequence genomic segment:
- the srsf2b gene encoding serine/arginine-rich splicing factor 2b isoform X2, with translation MSYGRPPPDVDGMTSLKVDNLTYRTAPETLRRVFEKYGRVGDVYIPRDRYTKESRGFAFVRFHDKRDAEDAMDAMDGALLDGRELRVQMARYGRPPDSHYGGGRRGGGGTRRSGGYGRRSRSPRHRRRSRSRSRSRSRSRSRSRYSRSRSRSYSRSKSRSPRNKKTKAKSQSRSRSRSRSKSRSRSRTPSSKRGSRSRSKSPPKSAAENGGESP, from the exons ATGAGTTACGGTAGGCCTCCGCCGGACGTCGACGGCATGACTTCCCTGAAAGTGGACAACCTGACGTACCGCACGGCGCCCGAGACCCTACGCCGGGTGTTCGAGAAGTACGGCCGGGTGGGGGACGTGTACATCCCCCGGGACCGGTACACCAAGGAGAGCCGCGGCTTCGCCTTCGTCCGCTTCCACGACAAGCGGGACGCGGAGGACGCGATGGACGCCATGGACGGAGCCCTGCTGGACGGACGGGAGCTGCGGGTCCAGATGGCCCGATACGGAAGACCCCCGGACTCCCACTACGGCGGGGGCCGGAGAGGAGGCGGGGGCACCCGGAGGTCCGGAGGGTACGGCCGGAGGAGCCGAAG CCCGAGACACCGCAGACGCAGCCGGTCCAGGTCCAGGAGCCGGTCCAGGTCCCGGAGCCGGTCCCGCTAcagcaggtccaggtccagatcctaCTCCCGGTCCAAGTCCCGTTCTCCCAGAAACAAGAAGACCAAGGCTAAGTCCCAGTCCCGTTCCAGATCCAGATCACGGTCCAAGTCCAGGTCCAGGAGTCGCACGCCTTCCTCCAAAAgagggtccaggtccagatcgaAAAGCCCGCCCAAGTCGGCAGCAGAGAACGGAGGAGAGTCCCCATAG
- the srsf2b gene encoding serine/arginine-rich splicing factor 2b isoform X1, whose product MSYGRPPPDVDGMTSLKVDNLTYRTAPETLRRVFEKYGRVGDVYIPRDRYTKESRGFAFVRFHDKRDAEDAMDAMDGALLDGRELRVQMARYGRPPDSHYGGGRRGGGGTRRSGGYGRRSRSSSPSPRHRRRSRSRSRSRSRSRSRSRYSRSRSRSYSRSKSRSPRNKKTKAKSQSRSRSRSRSKSRSRSRTPSSKRGSRSRSKSPPKSAAENGGESP is encoded by the exons ATGAGTTACGGTAGGCCTCCGCCGGACGTCGACGGCATGACTTCCCTGAAAGTGGACAACCTGACGTACCGCACGGCGCCCGAGACCCTACGCCGGGTGTTCGAGAAGTACGGCCGGGTGGGGGACGTGTACATCCCCCGGGACCGGTACACCAAGGAGAGCCGCGGCTTCGCCTTCGTCCGCTTCCACGACAAGCGGGACGCGGAGGACGCGATGGACGCCATGGACGGAGCCCTGCTGGACGGACGGGAGCTGCGGGTCCAGATGGCCCGATACGGAAGACCCCCGGACTCCCACTACGGCGGGGGCCGGAGAGGAGGCGGGGGCACCCGGAGGTCCGGAGGGTACGGCCGGAGGAGCCGAAG TTCTTCTCCCAGCCCGAGACACCGCAGACGCAGCCGGTCCAGGTCCAGGAGCCGGTCCAGGTCCCGGAGCCGGTCCCGCTAcagcaggtccaggtccagatcctaCTCCCGGTCCAAGTCCCGTTCTCCCAGAAACAAGAAGACCAAGGCTAAGTCCCAGTCCCGTTCCAGATCCAGATCACGGTCCAAGTCCAGGTCCAGGAGTCGCACGCCTTCCTCCAAAAgagggtccaggtccagatcgaAAAGCCCGCCCAAGTCGGCAGCAGAGAACGGAGGAGAGTCCCCATAG
- the mfsd11 gene encoding UNC93-like protein MFSD11: MSPEGKKLLNIIILGFGFMFMFTAFQTCGNIEQTVLENFHSAEFNGTGYTSLAIIYSVFSASNLIAPSVVAVIGPQLSMFFSGLLYSGYIAMFIYPYTWTFYTASVLVGIGAAVLWTAQGNVLAINSSDSTIGRNSGIFWALLQFSLFFGNLYVYCAWHGHVHITDKDRQTVFISLTVISLVGCFLFFLIRKPDAESASSEATEALLQGESDSDSVVSSPQPGLCSQALDAFIKACKLFVTKEMLLLSICIAYTGLELTFYSGVYGTCIGAMTQFGQDAKSLIGISGICIGVGEILGGGVFGMLNKCNRFGRNPVVLFGLVIHFVAFYLIFLNIASDAPKQETDARAFMQPNLGVALLCSFLLGLGDSCFNTQLLSIIGFMFKDDSAPAFAVFKFIQSIMAAVAFSYSNFLLLHWQLLILVLVGFLGTMTFFVAEWAAESRRRESDYDSI, translated from the exons ATGAGTCCAGAGGGGAAGAAGCTGCTGAATATCATCATCCTGGGCTTCggcttcatgttcatgttcaccGCCTTCCAAACATGTGGAAACATCGAG caAACAGTTCTGGAGAACTTTCACAGTGCGGAGTTCAATGGGACGGGATACACGAG CCTTGCCATCATCTACAGTGTCTTCTCTGCCTCCAACCTCATTGCTCCTTCAGTGGTGGCTGTGATTGGACCTCAGCTGTCCATGTTCTTCAGCGGACTCCTCTACAG TGGCTACATTGCCATGTTCATCTACCCGTACACCTGGACCTTCTACACGGCCTCGGTGCTGGTGGGAATCGGAGCAGCAG ttTTGTGGACGGCTCAGGGAAACGTTCTTGCCATCAACTCCAGCGACAGCACCATCGGTAGAAACAGTGGAATATTCTGGGCTCTGCTGCAGTTTAG TTTATTCTTTGGGAATCTGTACGTCTACTGTGCCTGGCATGGACACGTCCACATCACAG acaaagacagacagacggtGTTCATCTCACTCACCGTCATCAGCCTGGTCGGATGTTTCCTGTTCTTTCTGATCCGAAAACCCGACGCTGAGTCCGCTTCTTCTGAGGCCACAGAGGCATTACTGCAGGGGGAGTCAGACAGCGACTCCGTGGTCAG TTCTCCTCAACCTGGACTCTGTTCACAAGCTCTGGACGCTTTCA TAAAAGCCTGTAAACTGTTCGTCACCAAGGAGATGCTGCTGCTGAGCATCTGCATCGCATACACAG GTCTGGAACTGACCTTCTACAGCGGTGTCTACGGAACCTGCATCGGCGCCATGACGCAGTTCGGACAGGATGCCAAGAGTCTGATCGGCATCTCGGGGATCTGCATCGGAGTTGGAGAGATCCTGG GAGGGGGCGTCTTTGGGATGTTGAACAAGTGCAACCGTTTCGGCCGTAACCCGGTGGTTCTGTTCGGACTCGTCATCCACTTCGTTGCCTTCTACCTGATTTTCCTCAACATCGCCAGCGACgcccccaaacaggaaacagacGCTCGGGCCTTCATGCAACCCAA CCTGGGCGTGGCCTTGTTGTGTAGTTTCCTGTTGGGTTTGGGCGACAGCTGCTTCAACACTCAGCTCCTCAGCATCATCGGCTTCATGTTCAAAGATGACAGCGCCCCCGCCTTCGCCGTCTTCAAGTTCATCCAG tCCATCATGGCTGCCGTGGCATTCTCCTACAGTAACTTCCTGCTCCTCCACTGGCAGCTGCTCATCCTGGTTCTGGTCGGGTTCCTCGGGACCATGACCTTCTTCGTGGCCGAGTGGGCGGCCGAGTCCCGGCGGCGGGAGTCGGATTACGACAGCATTTGA
- the LOC115423783 gene encoding zinc finger and SCAN domain-containing protein 2-like isoform X2: protein MSLTTWVDVDVQQVLVVKEEVPIEQQDRRPDLDQEEAEPRPIKEEHEELCIDEEGEQLIHGPGYIQVVMVKAEHQNQNPGPDRDDPEPSPIKEEHEELWIRQSLENEDDEDKAQFSRRHQRQTEESREEPDGGDCGEPEPKPGRSFRPHGLFPTQTEDSEDTEDSKDWAESSESESSDSSYEQTETESDGDDCGRAEPEPDKKRRTTANSGRIRSTYERRNTFDAQGSVEKHTDFTGDKATLHRMKNRNRKHNDFTDGDVEGKTKQHRCLQCGNTFSKRSHLDTHMRIHTGHKPFCCLECGKRFTVKSNLDKHLRVHTGEQPFSCKVCGSRFSDKSNLLCHMRVHTGEKPFGCDVCDASFTQKSSLERHMRVHTGEKPFSCPVCKKNFRHKSNVQTHMKIHMR, encoded by the exons ATGTCACTGACCACGTGGGTGGACGTGG ACGTCCAGCAGGTGTTGGTGGTTAAAGAAGAGGTTCCCATTGAGCAGCAGGACCGGAGACCCGATCTGGACCAGGAGGAAGCGGAACCACGTCCAATTAAAGAGGAACATGAGGAACTGTGCATTGATGAGGAGGGAGAGCAGCTCATACACG GTCCTGGCTACATTCAGGTGGTGATGGTTAAAGCAGAgcatcagaaccagaaccccgGTCCAGACCGGGATGATCCAGAACCTTCACCCATTAAAGAGGAACACGAGGAACTGTGGATCCGTCAAAGTCTGGAaaatgaagacgatgaagacaaAGCTCAGTTCTCACGACGTCATCAAAGACAGACTGAGGAGAGCCGAGAGGAACCAGATGGAGGGGACTGTggagaaccagaaccaaaaccagggAGGAGCTTCCGTCCACATGGGCTTTTTCCAACCCAGACCGAAGACTCTGAGGACACTGAGGACAGCAAAGACTGGGCGGAGAGCAGCGAGTCTGAATCCTCCGACAGCTCGTACGAACAGACGGAAACGGAATCAGACGGAGACGACTGTGGACGAgcagagccagaaccagacaAGAAACGAAGAACCACTGCAAACTCAGGACGGATACGGTCCACGTACGAGAGGAGAAACACCTTCGACGCTCAGGGTTCTGTGGAGAAACACACAGACTTTACAGGAGACAAAGCAACGTTGCATCGGATGAAAaacagaaacaggaaacacaatGACTTCACCGATGGAGACGTTGAAGGTAAAACCAAGCAGCACCGATGCCTTCAGTGCGGGAACACGTTCAGTAAAAGGTCCCACCTGGACACGCACatgaggatccacactggacacAAACCCTTCTGCTGTTTGGAGTGTGGGAAAAGGTTCACAGTCAAATCCAACCTGGACAAACACCTGCGCGTCCACACCGGAGAACAGCCCTTCAGCTGCAAAGTCTGTGGCTCCAGGTTCTCCGACAAGTCCAACCTCCTCTGTCACATGAGGGttcacacaggagagaaacccTTCGGATGCGACGTTTGCGATGCGTCCTTTACCCAGAAGTCGAGTTTGGAGCGTCACATGAGGGTTCACACGGGAGAGAAACCGTTCAGCTGTCCGGTTTGTAAGAAGAATTTTAGACATAAAAGTAACGTTCAGACGCACATGAAGATCcacatgagataa
- the LOC115423783 gene encoding zinc finger and SCAN domain-containing protein 2-like isoform X1: MSLTTWVDVDVQQVLVVKEEVPIEQQDRRPDLDQEEAEPRPIKEEHEELCIDEEGEQLIHGGPGYIQVVMVKAEHQNQNPGPDRDDPEPSPIKEEHEELWIRQSLENEDDEDKAQFSRRHQRQTEESREEPDGGDCGEPEPKPGRSFRPHGLFPTQTEDSEDTEDSKDWAESSESESSDSSYEQTETESDGDDCGRAEPEPDKKRRTTANSGRIRSTYERRNTFDAQGSVEKHTDFTGDKATLHRMKNRNRKHNDFTDGDVEGKTKQHRCLQCGNTFSKRSHLDTHMRIHTGHKPFCCLECGKRFTVKSNLDKHLRVHTGEQPFSCKVCGSRFSDKSNLLCHMRVHTGEKPFGCDVCDASFTQKSSLERHMRVHTGEKPFSCPVCKKNFRHKSNVQTHMKIHMR, encoded by the exons ATGTCACTGACCACGTGGGTGGACGTGG ACGTCCAGCAGGTGTTGGTGGTTAAAGAAGAGGTTCCCATTGAGCAGCAGGACCGGAGACCCGATCTGGACCAGGAGGAAGCGGAACCACGTCCAATTAAAGAGGAACATGAGGAACTGTGCATTGATGAGGAGGGAGAGCAGCTCATACACG GTGGTCCTGGCTACATTCAGGTGGTGATGGTTAAAGCAGAgcatcagaaccagaaccccgGTCCAGACCGGGATGATCCAGAACCTTCACCCATTAAAGAGGAACACGAGGAACTGTGGATCCGTCAAAGTCTGGAaaatgaagacgatgaagacaaAGCTCAGTTCTCACGACGTCATCAAAGACAGACTGAGGAGAGCCGAGAGGAACCAGATGGAGGGGACTGTggagaaccagaaccaaaaccagggAGGAGCTTCCGTCCACATGGGCTTTTTCCAACCCAGACCGAAGACTCTGAGGACACTGAGGACAGCAAAGACTGGGCGGAGAGCAGCGAGTCTGAATCCTCCGACAGCTCGTACGAACAGACGGAAACGGAATCAGACGGAGACGACTGTGGACGAgcagagccagaaccagacaAGAAACGAAGAACCACTGCAAACTCAGGACGGATACGGTCCACGTACGAGAGGAGAAACACCTTCGACGCTCAGGGTTCTGTGGAGAAACACACAGACTTTACAGGAGACAAAGCAACGTTGCATCGGATGAAAaacagaaacaggaaacacaatGACTTCACCGATGGAGACGTTGAAGGTAAAACCAAGCAGCACCGATGCCTTCAGTGCGGGAACACGTTCAGTAAAAGGTCCCACCTGGACACGCACatgaggatccacactggacacAAACCCTTCTGCTGTTTGGAGTGTGGGAAAAGGTTCACAGTCAAATCCAACCTGGACAAACACCTGCGCGTCCACACCGGAGAACAGCCCTTCAGCTGCAAAGTCTGTGGCTCCAGGTTCTCCGACAAGTCCAACCTCCTCTGTCACATGAGGGttcacacaggagagaaacccTTCGGATGCGACGTTTGCGATGCGTCCTTTACCCAGAAGTCGAGTTTGGAGCGTCACATGAGGGTTCACACGGGAGAGAAACCGTTCAGCTGTCCGGTTTGTAAGAAGAATTTTAGACATAAAAGTAACGTTCAGACGCACATGAAGATCcacatgagataa